The DNA sequence GCATGTCGGCAACACCGTAAATTGCAGAGTGCTTTGCGAGATTCTTGATTATGTGAAACACTTTACCTCTTGATCAAAGAATCCATAAGGCCAGCGAGTCTGCCCGTCTGGAGTTTTCGATCGAATTGTCGAACGAATTCCCAGTTCGGATTTGCGACCAGTTCTCCAGCCATTTTCCGGCGATGAAATTCAAGAATAACATGCTCTATCTTCTTGATATCATCATGCGGCACAAATGTCAACGTTCCGCCCGCTGATAGAATTCGCGACGATTCACCCTCCCATCCGATCATCAGAATCGGGCGTGCCGAGCGCATGTACTCGAATGTACGACCTGCGATTACGCGGTCGCGCATTACTTCGCTGCCGCTTGGCACCAACAGCAGCAAAACATCAGCCTGAGTCATCATAGCAACCGCTTCCTTGTGAGGGCGGAATCCAAGAACTGAGACATTTTTGTCGAATGGCGGCACCGAGAGTCTCTCCCGCCACATTTCCACGGATTCGCTGACAAAGGTAAGTTTGATTTCAGAGCCAATACCTTCTGCAGCAATCAGATTTTCTAGCGCAATCAGCAAGTTCTCGATAGCAGAGTCAGTATAGATTTCCCCGATACTGAAGATGTGCAGACACTTGGCCGTTTGATCTTGGCTGACTGGTTGAATTGTTGCGAAGTCTGCCTCATCATACCCGTTGGTAATGACATGATGCTTGCCGGCATCGATAGTTGGGAACGATTCTTTCACGAGCTGCGCCCGTCCATTCCCAGTGTGGATAATTGCGCCTGCCCGC is a window from the bacterium genome containing:
- a CDS encoding glycosyltransferase, which translates into the protein MKFSKYLPDFGWRPVILSVKNPDTKIIDDSLLKELPENTKIYKAYSFEFVRIEDWVFEKIYGRRQYQAQPAKPRVSGDSNSPATPVRQSPLKRFVLTPLRNVIHNFVNTPDGKVGWIPFAIVKGLWIIWREKIDVILSTSPPESGHVIALILSFLTRKKLVVDFRDPWTTHDNRRNLETTALWAPRVSKSRFRYERWLERRTLSRAGAIIHTGNGRAQLVKESFPTIDAGKHHVITNGYDEADFATIQPVSQDQTAKCLHIFSIGEIYTDSAIENLLIALENLIAAEGIGSEIKLTFVSESVEMWRERLSVPPFDKNVSVLGFRPHKEAVAMMTQADVLLLLVPSGSEVMRDRVIAGRTFEYMRSARPILMIGWEGESSRILSAGGTLTFVPHDDIKKIEHVILEFHRRKMAGELVANPNWEFVRQFDRKLQTGRLAGLMDSLIKR